In Erigeron canadensis isolate Cc75 chromosome 8, C_canadensis_v1, whole genome shotgun sequence, the DNA window TGCAGGGTTACCATTGATAATGATTCTTCCCCAGATGCAACAGTAATTCAGGTATGCAGTATGCTTTGTGTGATTTTTCAGTTGACTCGGTTTTACGTTTTAAACTTGTTCATGTTTATTCGTTTATCATACGTTTTGTGGGCTTTATATGTTAGGTTGAAAGTGTTAACAAGCATGGTATTCTGCTTGAAGTGGTCCAAGTTCTTGCGGATTTAGACCTCGTTATTACGAAAGCGTATATCTCATCCGATGGAGGGTGGTTCATGGATGGTATGTTGTTTATgtatataagtaaattaaaatctGAATCAAAGGGCAACTGGCCTAGGAGTATTCGAGATACACCCGTTTTGGATACTGTGTAAAATATTTGTGAAGTATTTTGgctttcaaaaaaacaaaagaatctGAATAACGTTTTGTTAATAGGATTTTCCTGCTTGCAGTATCTGATCCAGTTTTCTTGCTCTTGATAGTGTTCAGTGTCTGTAACCGTGACGGAGGCAAAGTTATAGATGAAAGGGTCGTCAGTTATATAAAAAGGGCAAGTAACTTCTCTGATGTCTTTCTGTTTAAAAGCCGCCTTGTGAATTCAAATATCTTGGGTGTAGACGAAGGTTGATAACCAGTTGGTCTTACTGTTTATACTTATACATAGCTGATGTCTGTTTGTTCTTTAGGAAAACAATAAGTttgagtttatatttatagaagCCAGTCTACCAATTTGTGCATGcatatttgtgtgtttttgcaACATAAAAGTGACAATTACAACTTGAACGGGTCAATAAAAAATTAGATAAGAAGGGAAACAGGTTGAACACCTGGAATGGTAAAAAGTTCCCTAAATAGTATAATCAGTAAATATGACCTTCTAGATTGTTTTCCCAAAcagataaatatttatattgattttttaatcatAATCAACACAGTGGTTGTTCTTATATACATGAACAAACAAATGATTGCGGGTCGACCTTATCTAACCTGGATGGTTTCCACCTGCATGAAAAAACCAATGCTACCTGCTTCAGCTAGACCTATTTTGACATTTGAACCAACCCGTCCTACCCACCTATCTTCCCACCTCTAATATTGTAGTATGATGTCTTGGCAGGTGCTTGAAAGCGACACATTTTATCTCCCATCACTGAGTGGTTCAGTTGGATTGAAGCCATCTGAAGATTATACAGCAATTGAACTAGTTGGAACAGATAGACCTGGATTACTATCCGAAGTATCTGCAGTTCTAACGGACCTTGGTTGTAATGTTGTCAATGCGGAAATATGGACTCACAATGCTAGAGCTGCAGCTGTGGTACATGTTACAGATGAAAAAACAAGAGGCGCAGTTGAAGACCCAAAGAGGCTCTCAACTATTAAAAAACTGCTTTGTAATATTCTCAAGGGAAACAATGACTTGAAGACTGCAAAAATGACCCTTTCAACCCCTGGTTTCACCCACAGACAGAGAAGATTGCATCAAATTATGTTTGCTGAGCGGGACTATGAAAATGCAGAACAaggtgaaaaagaaaatagatcAAGGCCGCATGTTACTGTTTCAGATTGTGTTGAGAAGGATTACACGGTTATTACTATGCGGTGTAGGGATCGACCAAAGCTGCTGTTTGATATAATTTGCACTCTAACTGATATGCAATATGTAGTCTTCCATGGAGTTGTCCACACAAAGAATATGGAGGCTTTTCAGGTAGCTAAGTTTCATAACTTCAAGATTATAAGTATAAGTGGCAAATTTGATCCCTTTATAGTTATTGGGTGGATATGGTTTCAAATTTGCATCTAATGGCTACATTTAAAAATATCAGATAAAATGTAAACAAGTTAAGTGACCCGAAGTTACCCAATGTATTTAAGTTGCATAAAATCCCTGAAATTTTGTTCAAGTATTTAATTAATACTTTCATAATGAGGTTTAGAATCATATGTTACACATCAATGATTACTAAagtttaagaaaagaaaaacaactgTGTTTTAGTTTTCGGTCAGCCTAACCCAATCCAGCTGGTCCATGGTAAGAAGGAACTGGGCTGACTCGCTACCAAATCTccctgacccacccattttgccacctttaaTATTGAGTTTGATTTGGTGTGTTGGTGAGCAACATATGTAAACAACTGAGCCAAACAGTTCATAGAACCTTATTCTCCCAGTTTGTAAAAGGAAAAATGGTCATCctttctttaaaatttatgtctCTTTCCATGGTTTTTGAATGTGGTTTTCTTTCACTAAATGTAGGAATATTACATTCGACATGTTGATGGGAGTCCAGTAAGCTCAGAGGCTGAGCGAGAGCGTGTTATGCAATGTCTTGAAGCTGCAATTGAGAGGAGGACATCTGAGGTATAATAAAtactgaaaaaaaatatatgctgATAACAACTTGTTCTTATACATACGTATAACGCGTtctaaagaaaacaaaaaccctatCTTTTTGATATCTAAGATTAATTGTTCTTATGTAGGCGTTAGAGCTTGAATTGTGCACCGCAGATCGTGTTGGACTTCTTTCTGATATAACCAGGATCTTTAGAGAAAATAGTTTAAGTATAAAAAGAGCAGAAATTTCCACCGAAGGTGGAAAAGTCAAGGACAAGTTCTATGTTACAGACATGACCGGTAATAGCCCTGTGGACCCGAAGACCATAGAGTCTATTCAAAGACAAATTGGGAAACACACTGCGCTGCATGTCAGATGGAACTCTAGTCATTCACCAGAGCCGCCCCCTGAAGAAACAACAATGAGCTTTCTTTTTGGAAATTTGTTCAAAGGTCGATCATTCCAAACTTTTAAATTGGTTGGATCATTCTACTGATATCGTCGTATGTATATATGGTTGAAGAAAATGGAACCAGTAGTGGATTTTAGTATCTCCAGTTGATACGGAAGGTAGAAAACATAGATACAAAAGGGGGGCAGAAGATACTGTAAATAGACAGTCAGATAAACGGTCTTCCTTCCCTCAAGTGTAGGTATTGCCATTGTAAATAATATGGTATAGGCTTGGTCATCATTGTCTATAGCTAATTTTCTAGGTACAGTTTGATGTTAATATGTGCATACACATGATGCAAATTATCCACATATACATTACAAGTTTAtgtgaatatataatattttactatttGGTGTTCTGATATGCTAAGCAGATCATCTCGTTTACTGTGAATATAGTTTGCTGAATGAACTATTGTAACATTGGTgtgaattttgatatattttcttGAAAGAAATAGTTATTGTCTTCGAGATTTGGTTTCTGAACATACAACATATGCTAGACATATGCAAAAACACTTGCTCAATTCTAAGGATGTTGTAGTCAATACGAGACAGGTTCTTGAATGTGTTTTGTGTCTGAAGATCTATCCTGTTTGACAAACTACTTTTTTCTTTGTCATTCATCTTGTTGATAGATTTGTATATTGAGTTGAAGTGATTTGGATTTCAAAGTTGGTTCATTTCACATATCTAAGTTTGTTCAACTTCACCATCCCTCCTATGTAAACTAGTCCATATCTATGTAATCGGTTCCGCCTAACCTCATAcctattaaatttataaacctTTAGGTATGTAGACAACCTACAAAGATACACCCTATCATAATACCATCTTCATTCTTCACCTCATCTTCACTGTCACATATATACTCAAAAACACCCATCTTTATTATAACCATCTCAACCtccactttttaatttttgggtttcctttaattttattttttttctctcgcTCACTTGATTATTAatttagatggaagaaaatGCTCCACAGGTACATTATATTGTGCAGATATGTTAGATTACAAACATGGAACAACAAttgcaaacaaaaaaaaaaacaaaacggTTGTAGTAACATTGACTCATGAACTATAGTCCATAGGTACAACAAACAGGTTTTCCCTACAATCTTTATGTGCTACATTTGTTTACTCAATAGCGAGACAGTCCCTTCATAGAATAATTTCAATTTAAACCCTTCGATGAGAAATCTCATCACTCATGGATCTGGAGAGGAactcacctaaacctactataaattgaaataaaatacaTGTAGTCATTTCAAAATATGTTTGGTATAGGACTAAACCTTGTGTAGAACAAGTCTTCCGGCCACTAAAACATTTGGTAATACTACATGTATTTATGTAGTAAGAATTTATTAAGCTATATGCCAATATC includes these proteins:
- the LOC122611320 gene encoding ACT domain-containing protein ACR6 isoform X1, translated to MEDEYAKLIRRMNPPRVTIDNDSSPDATVIQVESVNKHGILLEVVQVLADLDLVITKAYISSDGGWFMDVFSVCNRDGGKVIDERVVSYIKRVLESDTFYLPSLSGSVGLKPSEDYTAIELVGTDRPGLLSEVSAVLTDLGCNVVNAEIWTHNARAAAVVHVTDEKTRGAVEDPKRLSTIKKLLCNILKGNNDLKTAKMTLSTPGFTHRQRRLHQIMFAERDYENAEQGEKENRSRPHVTVSDCVEKDYTVITMRCRDRPKLLFDIICTLTDMQYVVFHGVVHTKNMEAFQEYYIRHVDGSPVSSEAERERVMQCLEAAIERRTSEALELELCTADRVGLLSDITRIFRENSLSIKRAEISTEGGKVKDKFYVTDMTGNSPVDPKTIESIQRQIGKHTALHVRWNSSHSPEPPPEETTMSFLFGNLFKGRSFQTFKLVGSFY
- the LOC122611320 gene encoding ACT domain-containing protein ACR6 isoform X2, which produces MEGGSWMVLESDTFYLPSLSGSVGLKPSEDYTAIELVGTDRPGLLSEVSAVLTDLGCNVVNAEIWTHNARAAAVVHVTDEKTRGAVEDPKRLSTIKKLLCNILKGNNDLKTAKMTLSTPGFTHRQRRLHQIMFAERDYENAEQGEKENRSRPHVTVSDCVEKDYTVITMRCRDRPKLLFDIICTLTDMQYVVFHGVVHTKNMEAFQEYYIRHVDGSPVSSEAERERVMQCLEAAIERRTSEALELELCTADRVGLLSDITRIFRENSLSIKRAEISTEGGKVKDKFYVTDMTGNSPVDPKTIESIQRQIGKHTALHVRWNSSHSPEPPPEETTMSFLFGNLFKGRSFQTFKLVGSFY